Genomic DNA from Scylla paramamosain isolate STU-SP2022 chromosome 25, ASM3559412v1, whole genome shotgun sequence:
CCCCCTAAGTATGACTTCAGCTGGAACGTCAAGGACGACTATTCCAGCAACGACTACGGCCACCAGGAGACCCGCGACGGCTACAACACCCAGGGATCCTACTACGTGCAGCTGCCCGACGGCCGCCTGCAGGAGGTCACCTACACTGTCAACGGCGACTCAGGCTTCGTGGCCCAGGTCAACTACCAGGGAGAGGCACAGTACCCAACACAGCAGGGCTACGGCTCCGCACCTTCCTACCAGGCCCCCGCCCCGTCCTACCGGCAGCCCCGCCCGTCCTACGCGTAATGCTCCACCCTCGTGACGGCCaagtctttctgtctttgtaaATACTCCATTATACCAGTACGTACAAAGCAATAAACGATTGCGATAaaacactctccttccttcaccctacaCTTCAAATTCCCTACCAAACTCTCCATACATTCCCTTCCCAGCTCCCCACCAACCCTCCACCTCGCATCCTGCCAAAAGCCTCGCCACGTTCCGCCCAATCGCACCAACCTGTGCCGTCCCATCGGGTCGTCACATGTTTCCTGAAATGCATGACAACAGATACCAGGAGCGAGACGATCTAGAACGAGGATTTGTGTGTTTAGCTGTTTGTTCCTCGTAATGAACTATGagtggaagaacagaaaaagaacagaaaagggcttCATTCAGTCCGACCTCTTGTTTGTAAACATGACACTATAAACAGAAAACACCATCAAGTATCTTGAAGGAAATGTGTATATTGAAATTTTCAAGCCGAAAATTAAAGTAGGGATTAAACTACACTATACCAACGTTAGTGCCTCGACCAGCATTGTATTAAACAAAATTATGTTTTCATaaggagaataaatgaaagacgagaagaattatgccaaaataacaatgaagaggACCATATGAAAAACACCAAGAAACAGTGGCAGCAAGTCTGGAACCTGCAATGACAAGCCGTCTAGGTCCATTGTCGAAGACAGTgtgaggtaagggagaggcACTGGTAGAGGCACTGCGAGGTAGGAGAGAAGGGCTGGCAGGGGCACTGCAGGAATGGGGCGACGGGCTTGAAGAGTCAGTGAGGGATACAGGCATGGGACTGCAAGGGGCACTGCGAGGTAAGGGCGAGGTGTTGGAAAGGGCACTGCAAAGTAGGGACGAAGGGCTGGGAGGGCACAGCGAGGTGGCAAAGGCTGGACCAATCGTGTAGATtcgtatttcattcattcattcaaaacaCCACGAGAGCGAGTCAGATAATATAACTGAAGGAATGGGATGACAGGGGGAGTGAGTTACAGTtacacacaggaagggaaaaaagttgtCTGGAACCGCACAACAGCGCAGCGTTGTTGGGCAATGTGAAGCAGGGCAAAGGAAACACGAGGAGTCTATGGGCGAGGCTGTTTGGACATAGAGAtcggaagaaatataaataagtgaataactgCTGGCCGAAGTGACAAAATCTCCCACTGTTAATAGTGTTGTCAAAATATCACCATcagtacagagaaagacagatattCAGTTTTAACATTTGAGTCAGAAACCAAGAGTCACATGAGTCTTCGCGTAATGAAACCTCCAGCTTCCCtcaaagaatacaaaagaaaaaaataaacaatgcctatcacaaaaataaaagatgaaaagagaacatCATCAGTATGAGAGCAGACCAAAATTGAAGACATTAACTGTACAAGTCAAAGAGAAGAGTGGACAAGGGCAGGACACATGACGCGCCAGACAGATAACAGATGGACGGTTGGAGTAAAGGTCTGACAACCTGGAGACGGTAAAAGCAGAAAGGGGAGACGGGGAGCTGATAAAGAGATGAGTTTTGATAGGGTGGCGTGGAACAGATGGAGACCAGAGAGATAACCAGGTAAGTTTGAAGGAAGCCTTTGTTAAGCCAGGTAGTGTTAGAAGATAATGgtcatggtgatgatgatgatgatgatgatgatgatgatgatgatgatgataatgatgatgatgatgacgatgaagatgataatgatgatgatgatgatgatgataatgatgatgatgcgacAGAAAACTTCAAGTGCCCGAAGAAAATGCATTCAATTTCTCACAAAAGTCGTGTCACTTTCTAAAAACAAAAGTGGAACATTCTGGCCTCGACACGACCTCTCAACACCACGCCACGTGGATTTATTCCTggtcctttctctccctccaagtTCATCCTATTTATCCCACCTCCTTCCTTACATTCCTCGTGACTTCCCTTCACATCTTCATCTCCTAACCTCATTCTCGGCCTCTAAAATCAGTGcccattccttccattccattccgCCACTATATAAGCGGGCCGAGAGGTAGAGAAGCCACCACTCCTCAACGCACCTCAGCCCCCCGACATGGCCCTCAAGGTACACCCTCCCTCCTGGCGTGCACCCACTGCACCTCGTGTACCCAATACTCCACACGTGGCGCACCCAACTCTCCACAATACAAGCTGCCTTCCACACCCATAAATgcaccccaccacacaccaccgtcATACCAGGTCCCAGTCCCTTCCAATCAGGGCCCCTCTCCGTCCTATCAGCAGCCCCGCCCGTCCTACGCGTAATgcgtaggagaaggaggaggaggaggaagaggaggaagaaaataaagacgacgacgatgaggacGACAGCGACGACAAGCACAAGGACAGCACCGAAAATGACGAGGATAAGAACCAGAAGACGAGAATCTACAACAGCGAAACAGAAACTATGAACAAGAGGCTGAGGtgacacacacagaagagagcTGCAGAAAAGGGTCGAGTGTTGGGAAGAAAGACTGCAAAGTGGCGAAGGATGGCCGAATTATCGGCTGGTAGAAAATCACCTTTAAGGATGTTACTGGACACAGGAAAAGTGGAGTGGCCGAATGACTGATTATCTAATTCATTCAAGGCAACCCACCAACAGGATCACGCGGCTCAAGGGACTGACTGAcatgagtgagtgtgttggtACAGTACAAACGTGGCTGCAGGAGACTGGCGGGATGGTGTAGCGAAGGCAACCAGGGTTAGGGCAGGTCGGTgttgaggaacaaaaaaaaagagtcggGAGATCACTTATTTGAAAGACTGAATTTCCACAACGACAATGacaacgagaaagaaaacagcgaACACGACGACAACGATGACGGCGACAACAATAACGGTAATGACAACatcgatgacaacaacaatgaccacCACAATGATGACAACCACAACGAAAACGACGATGAAACCGATCAcgacaatgaaaaaaacaacaactacaaatacAATGAAAACGATGACGACGACATCAACATTAACGACGAacacgacaacaataacaacgaccaATATATAAAGATGACGACAACGACAAATCACAACGTcgaagaaggaatacaaggaggagaaggaataggagtgcCGTGCCGCGCCGTTCTCTCTCCAAATTTGCTCAAGTGCGGAGGAAGGAGAACTTGCTGTCCTTGTCTCATGGCCGCACTCATGCCTGCGTCTCTTCTTCAGTCATGCTGTGAGGACATgctgtgaaagaggaggaggaagaggaggaggaggaatacaaaggaatacaaagaaaagccaaacaccaacagaccttttggtcctttcaaggctgtttggtaactatttctaactagctacagggaacagagacaggacaacatagcagaaggctcctccccacccaccactccctccagcttgcgctggcaagGAAATAATtgggaaaaagtaccatgcagtatggaaaaactgacatggaattttcataggaaaggttgaaggGAAGTTTTACTATTCACGCtatggtgaactctatacgcctatctgaaagttaatacaatttataataaaactggtgCTGCAAAATAATTATTCAGACAAGAAGACAGCTTGTTAGGAATTTGCtattaaatatttgtctattttatttttttttaatgattcaacagaattgctgtttacgatttctgcaggaagattatttcatatatttactgtacgattaaagaaaaaatgtttggcctcgtgggatttaaaacgtttgggtacaatctttaatccattatttcttgttaggtgagaatgatcaatggtataatatttatgtgcatcaatgttactatatcctttataaattttgaacacttcaattaggtctcgtcttatcctgcgctttgttaaactaaataggattagttcttccagtcgttcctcatacggcttattaagCAATcctggaatcatctttgtgactctgcgctgtatcttttctagtttttcagtgtcttttttgtagtatggtgaccagaactgtacacagtattctagatgaggacGCATCAGTGAGTtgtataaggcaagtataatcttttctgatttaaattcaagggttcttccaatgaatcctactaatttatttgccgtctttactgtttctgtgaagTGTTGATTCGGCTTTAGGTcttttgacacaacgacaccaagatttttttctttatctgtgcttgacagtggcatgttattcattacatatctcgcctgaacattgttgcttccaatatgtagaattttacacttttctatattacatctcatctgccatttttctgcccagcttgttagttaattgaggtcacactgcagttcctgccactGTGACACTGACGTTACTCTAcgtgttattttggtgtcgtctgcaaatttatctattttgcaatttatctcttcatcagtatcattaatgtatattataaaaagtactggtcctaatacagagccttgaggaacgccgctatttaccttatgccaatctgattcttttccatttatcacaacacagTTTTCTGTCaaagagccagtctctcagccatttcagggtgtttctggcaatgccgtgagcttttactttactgatgagtctcttatggagaacagtgtcgaaagctttctggaaatcgaggtagataatatcaacagcttttgtctcgtcatacgagttaaatacttcataaaagaagtctagtaagttcgtAAAGCAGGAAcgtttggttctgaaaccgtgttgcgagtcccttatgattttattttcttctaaatatctaacaattttatctatgattattgtttccataaGCTTGGAAACTACTAAAGTTA
This window encodes:
- the LOC135113313 gene encoding cuticle protein 8-like isoform X2, whose amino-acid sequence is MALKLVLLPALVAVALADTTSYRPLPPSPAPIYSARTPSYNAPAPSYNAPEPVSPPKYDFSWNVKDDYSSNDYGHQETRDGYNTQGSYYVQLPDGRLQEVTYTVNGDSGFVAQVNYQGEAQYPTQQGYGSAPSYQAPAPSYRQPRPSYA